The genomic window GCGGACGACGACGTCGTGCCGGCCCGCCTCGTCGAGGAGCCGCGCGCCCCAGCCACCACCGCCGTCGGTGGCCACGGTGCCCGACGACGCCTGCCCACGGGGGTGGAAGACCCGGGCACCGCGCACCGCCGTCCCCAGGGCGAGGGCGGACGCCGTGACGGCACGGGGCAGCGCGAACAGGTCCATGCCGTCCCGCTACCCGGCCGCTCCCCCGGTGACGCCCTCCTCCACGGAGGGCTCGTCGAGGAACGCGAGCACCATCGGCAGCAGCCAGTCCAGCCGGTCGAGGACGCCGCTGCCCGGTGGCATGAAGTGCGTGGTCCCCGGCAGGACCGCCAGGCGCGCCGTGGACAGGCCGGACAGGTCGCCCATCCCGCCGCCGCCGAGGAGGCGGAACAGCTCCACGGCGGACTCGGCGCGGACGGCGTCGGCGTCCCCGGCGACGACCATGGCCGGCGCGGCGATCCCGCGGATGTCCTCGGCCGGCCAGTCGAAGGGGGTCTCGTCGAGGGTCTTGAGCTTCTGCACCAGGACCGGGAAGTGCGCCGGGTCGGGCGCGAGCTCCTGGTAGGCGGCCTCCATCGGGGAGCCGGCGAACAGCTCGGGCGTGATGGACGGGATCATCTCGAGCAGCTCCGGCTGCGTCCCCGCGCTCGAGTGGCTCGCGGAGACGACCACCAGCCGGCGGACGACGTCGGGGTGGCGGACGGCCACCTGCAGCGCGGCGGCACCCCCCATGCTGTAGCCCACGACGTCGGCCGGGCCGGTGCCGAGGTGCGCCAGCAGGCCGGCGGCGTCGTCGGCCATGCCCTCGTAGGTGAGGGGCCGGTCGACGTCGGCGGTCCGGCCGTGCGCCTGCAGGTCCGGCACGACGACCTGCCGGGTGGCGGCCAGCACCGAGACCAGCGGCGCGAGGTCGCCGGCCGACATGTAGGCGCCGTGCAGGAGGAGGACCGGCGCCGCGCTCGTGCCCGCCCCGTGCACCTCGTAGTACATCTGCAGCCCGTTCACCGGGGCGTACCCGGTCGTCGGCGGTGCGGCATCGGTCACGGCGTTCCTCCTCGGTGGTCCCCGCGGCAGGGGCATCGTCGCGCAGCCGGGCCGTGGTGTCGTGCTCGTCAGCTGGCGCACGCCGACGGTCTCCCCGACCGCGTCGGCGGGGAGCCGGCTCGGTCAGGAGGCGGCGGTGCGCTGCCGCTCGTGCCGGCGCAGCCGGGCGAGCACGTCCCCGACCAGGAGCCGGACGTCGACCTCGGTGTA from Geodermatophilus normandii includes these protein-coding regions:
- a CDS encoding alpha/beta fold hydrolase, giving the protein MTDAAPPTTGYAPVNGLQMYYEVHGAGTSAAPVLLLHGAYMSAGDLAPLVSVLAATRQVVVPDLQAHGRTADVDRPLTYEGMADDAAGLLAHLGTGPADVVGYSMGGAAALQVAVRHPDVVRRLVVVSASHSSAGTQPELLEMIPSITPELFAGSPMEAAYQELAPDPAHFPVLVQKLKTLDETPFDWPAEDIRGIAAPAMVVAGDADAVRAESAVELFRLLGGGGMGDLSGLSTARLAVLPGTTHFMPPGSGVLDRLDWLLPMVLAFLDEPSVEEGVTGGAAG